Proteins found in one Lysinibacillus fusiformis genomic segment:
- a CDS encoding FtsW/RodA/SpoVE family cell cycle protein: protein MENKRNFANRFDWTLAFILFTFLVISLLAIASAQTSGQYGINYVPKQMQWYVIGAVIIGIVMFFEPDQYKKMSWYMYGAGIALLVLLIFMPEGEGQIGAPVNGAKSWYHTPIGNIQPSEFMKTFYILALARLISKHHEVYSLRSIKTDFLLLGKIAITLIVPLAIILKQPDLGSALVFFAITAALIIVAGISWKIILPTFLGGMVAGGALLWMALYMQDFLEKTFGFKAYQFARIYSWLDPYSYSSSDGYHLITSLNAIGSGEIFGKGFRNREVYVAENHTDFIFTVIGEEWGFIGASIVICIFFLLIYHLTKTTLLLKDPFSTYVCAGIIAMITFHVFENIGMTIQLLPITGIPLPFISYGGSSLMGNALAIGLVFSMRFHYRTYMFTTHDEDE, encoded by the coding sequence ATGGAAAATAAACGAAATTTCGCAAATCGTTTTGACTGGACCCTTGCTTTTATTCTCTTCACTTTTCTAGTCATTAGTTTGTTAGCTATTGCATCTGCCCAAACATCAGGTCAGTATGGCATTAACTACGTACCAAAGCAAATGCAATGGTATGTGATTGGTGCAGTAATTATTGGTATCGTCATGTTTTTTGAGCCAGATCAATATAAAAAAATGTCATGGTATATGTATGGAGCAGGGATTGCCTTACTGGTACTGCTTATTTTTATGCCTGAAGGAGAAGGTCAAATCGGTGCACCTGTAAATGGTGCTAAAAGCTGGTATCATACGCCGATTGGGAATATTCAGCCTTCTGAGTTTATGAAAACTTTTTACATTTTAGCACTAGCACGATTAATTAGTAAGCACCATGAAGTTTATTCATTAAGGTCTATTAAAACAGACTTTTTGCTACTAGGTAAAATCGCAATCACTTTAATTGTACCTTTGGCTATCATTTTGAAGCAGCCTGACCTAGGTTCAGCTCTTGTATTCTTTGCCATTACTGCTGCTCTTATTATCGTAGCAGGAATTTCTTGGAAAATAATTCTACCGACATTTTTAGGTGGCATGGTAGCAGGTGGCGCACTACTGTGGATGGCACTCTATATGCAAGATTTCCTAGAGAAAACATTTGGTTTTAAGGCGTATCAATTTGCGCGTATTTATTCATGGCTAGATCCCTATTCCTATTCATCTAGTGATGGCTATCACTTAATTACTTCTTTAAATGCGATTGGATCAGGTGAAATTTTTGGTAAGGGTTTCCGAAATCGAGAGGTATATGTAGCTGAGAACCACACCGATTTCATTTTTACCGTAATAGGTGAAGAATGGGGCTTTATTGGCGCTAGTATTGTTATTTGTATTTTCTTCTTATTAATTTATCATCTAACAAAGACAACACTCTTATTGAAAGATCCCTTCTCGACCTATGTTTGTGCTGGGATTATCGCCATGATTACTTTCCACGTTTTCGAAAATATAGGAATGACTATTCAATTATTACCTATCACAGGTATTCCACTTCCGTTCATTAGCTACGGAGGAAGTTCTCTGATGGGAAATGCCTTAGCCATTGGACTGGTCTTTAGTATGCGATTCCATTATCGAACGTATATGTTTACAACACATGATGAAGATGAATAA
- a CDS encoding Lmo0850 family protein — translation MTKEVDLKKIVSNLSKLGVTATVTKSRLELLKVLTPPTQTPQVQA, via the coding sequence ATGACAAAAGAAGTAGATTTGAAAAAGATTGTTTCGAATTTATCTAAGTTGGGTGTAACAGCCACTGTAACAAAGTCTCGACTAGAACTTTTAAAAGTGCTCACACCACCAACGCAAACTCCGCAAGTTCAAGCTTAA
- a CDS encoding MFS transporter yields the protein MKKAILLLMSVQFLVYLGFGIIIPVLPEVIVQQNWNDLHVGGLLTVYSLASFFTAPFWGMLSDKVGRKQLILTGLVGFSLSFVIFSLFIDNLAILYVSRIIGGLFSGALYTAVTGFIADMSSEEDRNKYMGFMGMSIGLGFIFGPAIGGMLGHYSLQLPFIASASLIALLFIYASFVLKEPEKRKDSNKRAIVPKGAGTMLQYRVRYLFMFSFLVTFMLAGVEATFQLFQIEKIHITPLQIGYLFMFSGFVDAAIQGGVVRRIKNGSETTWLISAQIVTAIGMLLFTLTANLFIAGLALCVFTAGNAIARTCVVSLSSKESGGQYGTAAGLSYSMDNLGRILGPLFFTWLFTVQASLGYYISAAIALLSISLIYIYKASSKSLRHENI from the coding sequence ATGAAAAAGGCTATTTTATTATTGATGTCTGTTCAATTTCTCGTTTATCTAGGGTTCGGCATTATTATTCCCGTCTTACCAGAGGTAATTGTGCAGCAAAACTGGAATGATCTCCACGTAGGTGGTTTACTGACCGTATATTCACTTGCAAGTTTTTTCACAGCACCATTTTGGGGTATGCTATCAGATAAGGTAGGGCGTAAACAACTGATCCTAACAGGTCTAGTTGGCTTTAGCCTTAGTTTTGTTATTTTTTCATTATTTATAGATAATCTAGCTATATTGTATGTTTCACGTATAATTGGTGGTTTATTTTCTGGAGCATTATATACTGCAGTAACAGGATTTATTGCTGATATGTCCAGTGAAGAGGATCGCAATAAATATATGGGCTTTATGGGCATGTCCATTGGTCTTGGTTTTATTTTTGGTCCAGCAATCGGTGGGATGTTAGGTCATTATAGCTTGCAATTACCATTTATTGCATCCGCCTCATTAATTGCACTATTATTTATTTATGCAAGTTTCGTCCTAAAAGAACCTGAAAAACGAAAAGATTCAAATAAACGTGCTATCGTGCCAAAAGGTGCTGGAACCATGCTACAATACCGTGTGCGCTATCTATTTATGTTTTCATTTTTAGTAACATTTATGCTAGCGGGCGTTGAGGCTACATTCCAACTATTTCAAATCGAAAAAATTCACATTACACCATTACAAATTGGTTACTTATTCATGTTTAGTGGCTTTGTTGATGCAGCCATTCAAGGCGGGGTCGTTCGACGCATAAAAAATGGTAGTGAGACGACATGGTTAATCAGTGCACAAATTGTAACTGCTATCGGCATGCTTTTATTCACACTGACAGCTAATCTTTTTATCGCTGGGCTTGCCCTTTGTGTCTTTACAGCAGGTAATGCAATCGCAAGAACATGCGTAGTATCACTTTCCTCTAAAGAATCTGGAGGACAATACGGAACTGCTGCAGGGCTGTCCTATTCAATGGATAACTTGGGACGTATTCTTGGCCCATTATTTTTCACATGGTTATTTACCGTACAAGCAAGTCTCGGTTATTATATTTCGGCAGCGATAGCCCTCCTTTCTATAAGTCTGATTTATATATATAAGGCATCCAGTAAATCATTGCGTCATGAAAATATATAA
- the cls gene encoding cardiolipin synthase, translated as MSIFTDIEYLVPLTLFFNILLALTIIFLERKDATSTWAWILVLFFLPLAGFILYLLLGRQLRRKHLFRWEGRKDIGIDNLINYQMDAIRDETFEFRIANAENYQEMIYMHLRTNNAVLTQDNHLDIFDDGADKFEQLLKDIEAAKDHIHIQYYIFRLDDLGTRIVNALIKKAKQGVKVRLLYDEMGSRNVKRRHFKELLHAGGEVEVFFPSILPLLNPRLNFRNHRKIVVIDGRIGYIGGFNVGDEYLGLQKKFGYWRDTHLRIEGSAVHPLQTRFLLDWNQASAQQKMGYSDRYFPAIPQKGDVGLQIVSSGPDSDWEQIKIGYLKLINMAKKYIYIQTPYFIPDISFLDAIKIATLSGIDVRIMIPNKPDHMFVYWATYSYVGQLLRAGAKVYIYEKGFIHAKAIIIDDEASTVGTANIDVRSFSLNFEVNAFIYDANISHQLAELFEKDIFDCTELTWEMYKNRSTLIKFKESISRLLTPIL; from the coding sequence ATGAGCATTTTTACAGATATAGAATATTTAGTTCCTTTAACTTTGTTTTTTAATATTTTATTAGCCTTGACCATCATTTTCTTAGAACGTAAAGATGCTACCTCTACATGGGCATGGATTCTCGTATTATTTTTCCTGCCATTAGCTGGATTTATTTTGTACTTATTACTTGGAAGACAATTACGAAGAAAGCATTTATTCCGTTGGGAAGGACGCAAGGATATTGGGATTGATAATCTCATCAACTATCAGATGGATGCTATTCGTGATGAGACATTTGAGTTTCGCATTGCCAATGCAGAAAATTATCAAGAGATGATTTATATGCACCTCAGAACAAACAATGCGGTTTTAACGCAGGACAACCATCTGGATATTTTTGATGATGGCGCCGATAAGTTTGAACAACTCCTTAAAGACATTGAAGCAGCTAAAGATCATATTCACATTCAGTATTATATTTTCCGACTTGATGACTTAGGTACACGTATCGTCAATGCATTGATAAAAAAAGCAAAGCAAGGCGTTAAGGTACGTCTTCTCTATGATGAAATGGGCTCACGTAATGTAAAAAGGCGCCATTTTAAAGAATTGCTGCATGCTGGTGGTGAAGTAGAAGTTTTCTTCCCATCCATTCTGCCACTTCTTAATCCTCGTTTAAATTTTAGAAATCACCGAAAAATCGTTGTCATTGACGGCCGAATTGGCTATATAGGTGGATTTAACGTCGGTGACGAATATTTAGGATTACAAAAAAAGTTTGGTTATTGGAGGGATACACACTTACGTATTGAAGGTAGTGCTGTACATCCATTACAAACACGCTTTTTACTCGATTGGAACCAAGCTAGTGCTCAACAAAAAATGGGGTACTCCGATCGCTATTTCCCTGCCATTCCGCAGAAGGGTGATGTTGGTTTGCAGATTGTTTCAAGTGGACCAGATTCAGACTGGGAGCAAATAAAGATCGGTTACTTAAAGCTGATTAATATGGCTAAAAAATATATTTATATTCAAACACCTTATTTCATCCCAGATATTAGTTTCTTAGACGCCATTAAAATTGCAACCTTGTCTGGCATTGATGTACGTATTATGATTCCTAACAAGCCTGATCACATGTTTGTTTATTGGGCAACTTATTCTTATGTGGGTCAATTATTACGTGCAGGGGCCAAAGTCTACATTTATGAAAAGGGCTTTATTCACGCGAAAGCTATTATTATTGATGACGAGGCATCCACTGTTGGAACAGCGAATATCGATGTACGAAGTTTCAGTCTAAATTTTGAAGTCAATGCCTTCATATATGATGCCAATATATCGCACCAACTGGCAGAGCTGTTTGAAAAGGATATTTTTGATTGTACGGAATTAACCTGGGAAATGTATAAAAACCGTTCAACACTAATTAAATTTAAAGAATCTATTTCCCGTTTATTAACACCCATTTTATAA
- a CDS encoding M15 family metallopeptidase → MKNNRLPLIVGAFISIALIVAIFVVYNYKNNQANSAADEQPKTTETNKTTEQDTTATEKPDNTETPAKPEPQPDENGYLPNQTLPIEPTYINGILLANKIYPLPSTFAPEENPEAREALNQMLAAAKQQGFDLVAFSGYRSFEYQTTLYDNYVKRDGQAAADRYSARPGYSEHQTGLAFDIGERGKEDVWLTEEFGETPAGQWLFAHAQEYGFILRFPQNKEEITGYMYESWHYRYVGKEVAKDITKKNITLEEYLGVK, encoded by the coding sequence GTGAAAAACAATCGTCTTCCGCTTATCGTTGGTGCTTTCATATCTATCGCGTTAATCGTCGCAATTTTTGTCGTCTACAACTATAAGAATAATCAAGCAAATAGTGCAGCTGATGAGCAACCAAAAACAACAGAAACAAACAAAACAACTGAACAAGATACTACAGCAACAGAGAAACCAGACAATACAGAAACACCCGCAAAGCCAGAGCCACAACCAGACGAAAATGGCTATCTTCCAAATCAAACATTACCTATCGAACCAACTTATATCAATGGTATTCTGCTAGCCAATAAAATTTATCCGCTTCCTTCTACCTTTGCACCTGAAGAAAATCCAGAAGCAAGAGAAGCGTTAAATCAAATGTTAGCGGCTGCCAAGCAGCAAGGATTTGATTTAGTTGCATTTAGTGGTTACCGTTCTTTTGAATATCAAACAACACTTTATGATAACTATGTTAAACGTGATGGGCAGGCGGCAGCAGATCGATACAGTGCTCGTCCTGGCTATTCGGAACACCAGACAGGCTTAGCGTTTGATATAGGAGAGCGTGGAAAAGAAGACGTGTGGCTGACAGAAGAGTTTGGCGAAACCCCAGCAGGGCAATGGCTATTTGCGCACGCACAAGAGTATGGTTTTATTTTGCGTTTCCCTCAAAACAAAGAAGAGATAACAGGTTATATGTATGAGTCTTGGCATTATCGTTATGTGGGCAAAGAGGTTGCAAAAGACATTACAAAGAAAAATATTACGTTAGAAGAATATCTAGGCGTGAAATAA
- the yidC gene encoding membrane protein insertase YidC — MKNLKLFSMLGLAVFVLSGCQAVQNKEGFFYSIFVKPMEFLLEFFGNDIFSGSYGLAIIAITVLIRLVLMPIMLKNYRQQQLMKTKMDAFKPEMEAVQKKMKEAKTKEEQTQYQQEMMALYQKHGINPLNMGCLPMLIQMPIIMGLYFSILYSADVKSHEFLWFSLGSPDIVMTIVAGIVYLVQARVSLWTVPEQQKAQMKMFIYISPIMIVFISMSSMAALPLYWSVSGALLIIQTYIGRKYYSEHPEKAKK, encoded by the coding sequence ATGAAAAATTTGAAGCTATTTTCAATGCTTGGTCTTGCCGTTTTTGTTCTTAGTGGCTGTCAAGCTGTGCAAAACAAAGAAGGTTTTTTCTATAGTATCTTTGTAAAACCTATGGAATTTTTATTGGAGTTTTTCGGGAATGATATCTTTTCAGGAAGCTATGGTTTAGCAATCATTGCGATTACGGTTCTAATTCGTTTAGTCTTAATGCCGATTATGTTAAAAAACTATCGTCAGCAGCAATTAATGAAAACGAAGATGGATGCTTTTAAACCTGAAATGGAAGCCGTTCAGAAAAAAATGAAGGAAGCTAAGACAAAAGAAGAGCAAACGCAATATCAACAAGAAATGATGGCTCTATATCAAAAGCATGGTATTAATCCTCTTAATATGGGTTGTTTACCGATGTTAATTCAAATGCCGATTATTATGGGTCTGTATTTCTCAATCTTGTATTCTGCAGATGTGAAATCCCATGAGTTTTTATGGTTTAGCTTAGGGTCACCTGATATTGTAATGACTATTGTGGCAGGGATTGTTTACCTAGTCCAGGCTCGTGTATCTTTATGGACTGTACCTGAGCAACAAAAAGCTCAGATGAAAATGTTTATTTATATTTCACCAATTATGATTGTCTTTATCTCCATGTCTTCTATGGCAGCACTACCTTTGTATTGGTCTGTCAGTGGTGCATTGTTGATTATTCAAACATATATTGGGCGTAAATATTATTCGGAACATCCCGAGAAAGCAAAAAAATAA
- a CDS encoding helix-turn-helix transcriptional regulator yields the protein MQLHQHSMSETISKRYFQEIDNINQYIGVEEFFNIESKLIFEIYHLESAKAKKSLHELIDILSIRFGKQVIKIVRSYFSVLSSIVARKLLDNQVPSKKAFAFNIACNDMIENQMKDAEFLQFADDLIDFFVYFIADRKQPTFRHQTVNKVIMYINDELENDLTVESIANNFHISTSHLSRIFREHVGITLVEYLNVRRVEESQYYLRHTNKSITSISDQFHFCNQSYFTRIFKKYTGVTPKHFRDELHHEFYRFEMAETELQNV from the coding sequence ATGCAACTACATCAACATTCTATGTCAGAAACGATATCCAAAAGATACTTCCAAGAAATCGATAATATTAATCAATATATCGGTGTCGAAGAATTTTTTAATATTGAGTCGAAATTAATTTTTGAAATTTACCATTTAGAATCTGCAAAAGCGAAAAAATCTTTGCATGAGTTAATTGATATTCTCTCAATTCGTTTTGGCAAACAGGTCATTAAAATCGTTCGAAGTTATTTTTCTGTTTTGTCATCAATTGTTGCTCGTAAATTGCTGGACAATCAAGTACCTTCGAAAAAAGCATTTGCTTTCAATATTGCGTGTAACGATATGATAGAAAATCAGATGAAAGACGCAGAGTTTTTACAATTTGCCGATGATTTAATTGATTTCTTTGTTTACTTTATTGCAGATCGCAAACAACCGACTTTCCGACATCAAACTGTTAACAAAGTGATAATGTATATAAATGACGAGCTTGAAAATGATTTAACTGTGGAAAGTATCGCGAATAACTTTCATATAAGTACTAGTCACTTATCACGTATTTTTAGAGAACATGTAGGTATTACATTGGTTGAGTATTTAAATGTTAGACGTGTAGAAGAATCACAATACTACTTACGACATACAAACAAAAGTATTACTTCTATCTCAGATCAATTCCATTTTTGTAATCAAAGTTATTTTACTCGTATTTTCAAAAAATATACGGGAGTAACGCCAAAACATTTCAGAGACGAACTTCATCATGAATTTTATCGTTTTGAAATGGCAGAGACTGAATTACAAAATGTCTAG
- a CDS encoding LytTR family DNA-binding domain-containing protein yields the protein MDPKQIEEIMEIIKEFFPENTSIAISDTNEYLYYQPSKKVDLKIKPGDPIKEGSAAHKALSYGQKISSYIEPDVFGVAYYGMSIPLMEEGETKGAITAIFPQKPSAFLTNYITIKIDDCWYPIKHDQVIYLETQLRKTFVKTMTREGYHRLNLSDLELFLAPDSFIRCHRSYIVNIDYIDEIQPDSHSTFLLIMKDGTRIPVSQRYASYFRRSLGF from the coding sequence GTGGATCCAAAACAAATAGAAGAGATTATGGAGATCATTAAGGAGTTCTTCCCTGAGAATACGTCCATTGCTATCTCTGATACAAATGAATATTTGTATTACCAGCCAAGCAAGAAAGTTGATTTAAAAATTAAACCTGGTGACCCTATTAAAGAAGGCTCAGCCGCACACAAAGCATTAAGCTATGGTCAAAAAATCAGCTCTTATATTGAACCCGATGTCTTCGGTGTCGCTTATTATGGCATGAGTATTCCTTTAATGGAGGAAGGCGAAACAAAAGGAGCTATTACTGCTATCTTCCCGCAAAAACCATCAGCATTCTTAACAAACTACATTACAATCAAAATTGATGATTGCTGGTACCCAATCAAACATGATCAAGTTATTTATTTAGAAACTCAACTCCGTAAAACATTTGTTAAAACAATGACTCGTGAAGGTTATCACCGTTTAAACCTAAGTGATTTAGAGCTATTTTTAGCACCTGACTCATTTATTCGTTGTCACCGCTCTTATATCGTTAACATTGACTACATCGATGAAATTCAACCAGATTCACACTCCACGTTTTTATTAATTATGAAAGATGGTACACGCATCCCTGTTAGCCAACGCTATGCAAGCTATTTCCGTCGTTCTTTAGGTTTCTAA
- a CDS encoding succinate CoA transferase — MDANVQKRLGLKELESKIVTAEAAAALISNGDVVGMSGFTRAGDAKVVPMALVERAKNEEFKIDVYTGASLGPEVDKYLAEAGAIRKRGPFQGDAGIRNLINSGDILYVDAHLSHNAELVRQGIIGPINYLILEAVAITEDGLIIPTNSVGNSPIFAEYAENIIIELNISHPEALIGIHDIYVPGEQGNREAIPMTNAMQRIGDIGIKVDPAKIKAIVISEEPDAPSLIVPPDEETQTMANILLDFFSDEIKAGRLTKQLMPLQSGVGSVANAVLDGFADSEFEDLIVASEVLQDAVFNLIDAGKVKFAAATSITLTEELQKKVYGNLEKYADKICLRSQEISNHPELIRRLGLISINTALELDIYGNVNSTHVSGTRMMNGIGGSGDFARNARLGIFVTKSYAKGGAISSIVPMVSHVDHTEHDVDVIVTEQGIADLRGLAPKERVPLIIENCAHPDYKEQLWDYYNRAVEATGNHQTPHLLEEALSWHVNLAKNKTMKKEVAKA; from the coding sequence ATGGATGCAAATGTTCAAAAACGCCTAGGTTTAAAAGAACTTGAGAGTAAAATTGTAACTGCTGAAGCTGCAGCAGCACTTATTTCTAATGGTGATGTAGTTGGGATGAGTGGTTTTACTCGTGCTGGGGATGCAAAAGTTGTTCCAATGGCATTAGTTGAGCGCGCTAAAAATGAAGAATTCAAAATTGATGTATATACAGGTGCATCATTAGGACCAGAAGTAGATAAGTACTTAGCAGAAGCTGGTGCAATTCGTAAACGTGGACCATTCCAAGGAGACGCGGGTATCCGTAATTTAATTAATTCTGGGGATATCTTATATGTAGATGCTCATCTTTCTCATAATGCTGAGCTAGTACGCCAAGGAATCATCGGACCAATTAACTATTTAATTCTTGAAGCTGTTGCAATTACTGAAGATGGATTAATCATTCCAACAAACTCTGTAGGTAACTCACCAATTTTTGCAGAATATGCAGAGAACATTATTATCGAGTTAAATATTTCACATCCTGAAGCTTTAATCGGTATCCACGATATCTATGTACCAGGTGAGCAAGGTAACCGTGAAGCAATCCCAATGACAAATGCTATGCAACGCATTGGTGATATTGGTATCAAAGTTGATCCAGCTAAAATTAAAGCAATTGTTATTTCTGAAGAGCCAGATGCTCCTTCATTAATCGTACCACCTGATGAAGAAACACAAACAATGGCTAACATTTTATTAGACTTCTTCAGTGATGAAATTAAAGCAGGTCGTTTAACAAAACAATTAATGCCATTACAATCTGGTGTAGGTTCTGTAGCAAACGCTGTACTTGATGGCTTTGCAGATTCAGAATTTGAAGATTTAATTGTTGCATCTGAAGTACTTCAAGATGCTGTATTTAACTTAATCGATGCAGGTAAAGTTAAATTCGCCGCTGCAACTTCAATCACACTTACTGAAGAATTACAGAAAAAAGTATACGGCAATTTAGAGAAATACGCTGATAAAATTTGCTTACGTTCACAAGAAATTTCTAACCATCCTGAGCTTATCCGTCGTTTGGGACTAATCTCAATCAACACTGCTCTTGAGTTAGATATCTATGGTAACGTAAACTCTACACATGTATCTGGAACACGCATGATGAACGGTATCGGTGGTTCAGGTGACTTTGCACGTAATGCACGTCTTGGTATTTTTGTTACAAAATCATATGCAAAAGGTGGAGCAATTTCATCGATCGTGCCAATGGTTTCTCATGTTGACCATACTGAGCATGATGTTGATGTAATCGTAACAGAGCAAGGTATTGCTGACTTACGTGGTCTTGCACCAAAAGAACGTGTACCTTTAATTATTGAAAACTGTGCACACCCAGATTACAAAGAGCAGTTATGGGATTACTACAACCGTGCAGTGGAAGCAACTGGCAACCACCAAACCCCTCATCTTTTAGAGGAAGCACTTTCTTGGCATGTAAATCTTGCTAAAAACAAAACAATGAAAAAAGAAGTTGCAAAAGCTTAA
- a CDS encoding MFS transporter codes for MFYFIGGAMKKFIYAIIFFSFFDLFTQLPVMSTYAESLGASAFLTGLAVGMYSLSNTFGNIISGFLTDRKGPFIILIVGLLTTGLALTFYNLVEEPIALLIVRFIHGLVAGFIVPAAFTFLANATDQEKRGKGSAISGAFVGIAAIIGPAFSGILASRTSVPFVFNITASFMLLLGILAFFLLKANQVKKEKAEPSNYIPISVFFNNKGTLKAFSGAFFLMFSQGVIAYLLPLKVHSLGFDSRLSGTLMSTFGIIAVLVFLLPTNRIFDKVNPLKTLSFGIGLMGISQLLISQADSSSLLYIAMACYGIGFGFLFPSVNSLLIDSTTAEVRGKAYGYFYAFFSLGVVLGSSLLGWLSLGTVSGFVFTGIVLLLFAGFILIPHKRPSHA; via the coding sequence ATGTTCTATTTCATCGGAGGAGCTATGAAGAAATTTATCTATGCTATCATTTTCTTTTCGTTTTTTGACCTTTTTACCCAGCTTCCTGTTATGAGTACTTATGCTGAGTCTTTAGGTGCATCGGCATTTCTAACTGGTCTTGCAGTGGGCATGTATTCGCTTTCCAATACGTTCGGTAATATCATTTCTGGCTTTTTAACGGATCGTAAAGGACCTTTTATCATATTAATAGTAGGTCTTCTAACAACAGGTTTAGCGTTAACATTTTATAATTTAGTAGAAGAGCCAATTGCTCTATTAATTGTACGTTTTATCCATGGTCTTGTTGCAGGCTTCATTGTTCCTGCTGCCTTTACATTTCTAGCAAACGCCACCGATCAGGAAAAAAGAGGAAAGGGCAGTGCTATTTCAGGTGCTTTTGTTGGTATAGCAGCGATTATAGGCCCTGCATTTAGTGGTATTTTAGCTAGCCGAACAAGTGTCCCATTTGTTTTCAATATCACAGCAAGCTTTATGCTTCTGTTAGGAATACTTGCGTTCTTTCTATTGAAAGCAAATCAAGTAAAAAAAGAGAAGGCTGAACCGAGTAACTACATTCCGATTAGTGTCTTTTTTAATAACAAAGGAACATTAAAGGCATTTTCAGGAGCCTTTTTCTTAATGTTTTCTCAAGGTGTCATTGCCTATCTACTTCCGCTTAAAGTACATTCCTTAGGCTTTGACTCTCGTTTAAGCGGCACTTTAATGAGTACATTTGGTATTATTGCTGTCCTTGTTTTCCTATTACCTACTAATCGTATTTTTGATAAGGTCAATCCACTCAAAACATTATCTTTTGGGATAGGTTTAATGGGAATAAGTCAATTATTAATTAGCCAAGCAGATTCTAGCTCTTTACTTTATATAGCGATGGCTTGCTATGGAATAGGATTTGGTTTCCTTTTCCCTTCAGTAAATTCGTTGCTAATTGACTCTACAACTGCTGAAGTACGAGGAAAAGCATACGGTTATTTCTATGCATTTTTCTCTCTTGGTGTAGTTTTAGGCTCTTCTTTACTGGGTTGGCTATCACTTGGTACTGTCAGTGGCTTTGTATTTACTGGCATCGTATTATTGCTCTTTGCAGGCTTTATTCTTATCCCACACAAAAGACCTTCTCATGCTTAG
- a CDS encoding GNAT family N-acetyltransferase: MEFQLQQLAENKFAFLNEQEGEKLAEITWQQNGSVMVMDHTYVSDKLRGQGVAKQLLDQAASYARENGYKMEAVCSYVVAAFEKSDAYNDVKQ, translated from the coding sequence ATGGAATTCCAATTACAACAACTAGCGGAAAATAAGTTTGCATTTTTGAATGAGCAAGAAGGGGAAAAACTAGCAGAAATTACTTGGCAGCAAAATGGCTCAGTAATGGTAATGGATCACACATATGTATCAGATAAGCTCCGTGGTCAAGGTGTGGCCAAACAATTACTCGATCAAGCAGCATCGTATGCACGTGAAAATGGCTATAAGATGGAGGCCGTTTGTTCCTATGTCGTAGCAGCATTTGAAAAATCAGATGCATATAATGATGTAAAACAATAA